One Aegilops tauschii subsp. strangulata cultivar AL8/78 chromosome 7, Aet v6.0, whole genome shotgun sequence genomic window carries:
- the LOC141027157 gene encoding uncharacterized protein: MPQKLLLALLAASRKLHHYFQCHPIKVVSAYPLEKFTKWAEVEPVRNILAGSAVKFIKGLVSHFGVLNRIIMNNGSQFTSNLFKTYWANLGPQICYASVAHPWSNGQAERANAEVLRGLKARSFKKKLKDCGRGWLDELQSVLWSICTTATKPTCETPFFPVYRAEAVLPHEVKHCSPRVLAFDEARQDASRGMDLVLVEEGHCQASLRAARYQQALR; the protein is encoded by the exons ATGCCAcaaaagctcctgctcgcgctcctcGCCGCCTCGAGGAAGCTGCACCACTACTTCCAATGCCACCCCATTAAAGTCGTCTCCGCATACCCCTTGGAAAAG ttcaccaagtgggcggaggtcgAGCCCGTGCGCAACATCCTAGCTGGATCGGCCGTCAAGTTCATAAAGGGCCTCGTGAGCCACTTTGGGGTCCTCAACCGTATCATCATGAACAATGGCTCTCAGTTCACGAGcaacctcttcaaaacatattggGCTAACCTTGGACCGCAGatatgctacgcttcggtggcgcacccatGGAGTAACGGCCAGGCCgagcgcgccaacgcggaggtcctgaggggcctcaaggcGAGGAGCTTCAAGAAGAAACTCAAGGACTGTGGTAGGGGTTGGCTCGATGAGCttcagtccgtgctgtggtccatctgCACCACCGCGACTAAGCCCACctgcgagaccccattcttccccGTCTACAGGGCTGAGGCGgtcctccctcatgaggtcaaACATTGCTCCCCACGGGTCTTAGCGTTTGACGAGGCACGCCAGGACGCctcgcgggggatggaccttgtgctcGTGGAGGAGGGCCACTGCCAAGCCTCGCTCCGTGCCGCGAGGTACCAGCAGGCACTGCGGTGA
- the LOC141027156 gene encoding uncharacterized protein: protein MAFVDEYQGVEAHGTTKLHVIHTNDKKQMAITLAQYERHLSLQHHKIVGIDLEYNNDPEATCTIFDNFLADPRYTFAGFSIDVDKTRLERVNLEVANFVDIQKEWKVPEATKELDSLGDVSGMIIDDYYNNMKKKITDDEHKHWATLPLSMRHIEYAAKDAYAAYEIWNRITLTQDGLRRAKLEKEEPPKKRARSSWGWGDANW, encoded by the exons ATGGCGTTCGTCGACGAGTACCAGGGCGTGGAGGCCCACGGCACCACCAAGTTGCACGTCATCCACACCAACGACAAGAAGCAGATGGCGATCACCCTCGCGCAGTACGAGCGCCACCTCAGCCTCCAGCACCACAAGATCGTCGGCATTGATCTCGAGTACAACAACGATCCTGAAGCGAC GTGCACCATCTTCGACAACTTCCTCGCCGACCCCAGGTACACCTTTGCAGGCTTCTCCATCGACGTTGACAAAACCAGGCTAGAGCGCGTCAATCTGGAGGTCGCCAACTTCGTCGACATCCAAAAGGAGTGGAAGGTGCCCGAGGCAACCAAGGAGTTGGACTCCCTTGGAGACGTCTCCGGCATGATCATCGACGACTACTACaacaacatgaagaagaagatcacCGACGACGAACACAAGCACTGGGCCACCCTGCCTCTGTCCATGAGGCACATTGAGTACGCGGCAAAGGACGCCTACGCAGCGTACGAGATATGGAACCGCATCACCCTCACCCAGGACGGGCTTCGCCGTGCAAAGCTGGAGAAGGAGGAGCCCCCCAAGAAGCGCGCCAGGAGCAGCTGGGGATGGGGAGACGCTAActggtga